A DNA window from Pseudomonas sp. GD03919 contains the following coding sequences:
- a CDS encoding tryptophan--tRNA ligase, whose amino-acid sequence MRPSGRLHLGHYHGVLKNWVKLQHEYDCFFCIVDWHALTTDYAEAGQLSQHVMDMAVDWLAAGVSPSSATLFVQSQVPEHAELHLLLSMICPLSWLERVPSYKEQQERQSGKDLFTYGFLGYPLLQAADILLYRAGQVPVGADQLPHIEFARDVARRFNHLYGSEPDFELKAEAAIGKLGKKLGKLYSNLRKAYQEQGDVQALETARALLKEQTSLTLGDQERLYGYLEGGGKVILSEPQPILAEFSRVPGLDGQKMAKSSGNAIFLRDSDAELEEKLRCMPTDPARVHRDDPGEPQRCPVWSLHQLYSSDEQLHWVIEGCRSASIGCLDCKNALCSALQAELAPLQQRAIDYEDSPDLVRSILAEGAERARDEARETLADVRMAMGLNYR is encoded by the coding sequence ATGCGTCCGAGCGGTCGTCTTCACCTTGGGCACTATCACGGCGTGCTGAAGAACTGGGTCAAGTTGCAGCACGAGTACGACTGCTTCTTCTGCATCGTCGACTGGCATGCGCTGACCACCGATTACGCCGAGGCCGGCCAACTTTCCCAGCATGTCATGGACATGGCGGTGGATTGGCTGGCCGCAGGCGTCAGTCCCAGCTCGGCGACACTGTTCGTGCAGTCGCAGGTGCCGGAGCATGCCGAGCTGCACCTGCTGCTGTCGATGATCTGTCCGCTCAGCTGGCTCGAGCGCGTGCCGTCCTACAAGGAGCAGCAGGAGCGACAGAGCGGCAAGGATCTTTTCACCTACGGGTTTCTTGGCTACCCGCTGCTGCAGGCGGCGGACATCCTGCTCTATCGCGCCGGCCAGGTGCCGGTCGGTGCGGATCAGTTGCCGCACATCGAATTTGCCCGCGACGTGGCGCGCCGCTTCAACCACCTGTATGGCAGCGAGCCGGATTTCGAGCTGAAGGCTGAAGCGGCCATCGGCAAGCTGGGCAAGAAGCTCGGCAAGCTCTACAGCAACCTGCGCAAGGCCTATCAGGAGCAGGGTGACGTCCAGGCGCTGGAGACGGCGCGGGCTTTGCTCAAGGAGCAGACCAGCCTCACCCTCGGCGACCAGGAACGCCTTTACGGCTATCTGGAAGGTGGCGGCAAGGTGATTCTGAGCGAGCCGCAGCCGATTCTTGCCGAGTTTTCGCGGGTGCCTGGCCTGGATGGACAAAAGATGGCCAAATCCAGCGGTAATGCCATATTCCTGCGCGACAGCGATGCCGAGCTCGAGGAAAAACTGCGGTGCATGCCCACCGATCCGGCGCGTGTACACCGTGATGATCCAGGTGAGCCACAGCGCTGTCCGGTGTGGTCGCTGCACCAGCTGTATTCCAGCGACGAGCAGTTGCACTGGGTGATCGAGGGCTGTCGCAGCGCCTCGATTGGTTGCCTCGACTGCAAAAACGCACTGTGCTCGGCCCTGCAAGCCGAGCTGGCGCCACTGCAGCAGCGCGCCATCGATTACGAGGACAGCCCCGACCTGGTGCGCAGCATCCTCGCCGAAGGCGCCGAACGCGCGCGTGACGAAGCCCGCGAAACCCTGGCCGACGTACGCATGGCCATGGGCCTGAATTACCGCTGA
- a CDS encoding segregation and condensation protein A, protein MEVFLEAFEGPLDLLLYLIRKQNIDILDIPVAEITKQYMGYVELMHSVRLELAAEYLVMAAMLAEIKSRMLLPRSAEAEEEEDDPRAELIRRLQEYERFKAAAEGIDELPRVGRDVTVPKLDAPEARARKLLPDVSLEEVLLSMAEVLRRADMFESHQVTREALSTRERMSEVLERLKGGAFVPFVELFSAEEGRLGVVVTFMAVLELIKESLVELVQNEPFAVIHVRARAE, encoded by the coding sequence CTGGAGGTCTTCCTCGAAGCCTTCGAGGGGCCGCTGGATCTGCTGCTGTATCTGATTCGCAAGCAGAACATCGACATCCTCGACATTCCCGTGGCCGAGATCACCAAACAGTACATGGGCTATGTCGAGCTTATGCATTCGGTGCGCCTGGAGCTGGCAGCCGAATACCTGGTGATGGCCGCCATGCTCGCCGAGATCAAGTCGCGCATGCTGCTGCCGCGCTCGGCAGAGGCCGAAGAGGAAGAGGACGATCCGCGCGCCGAGCTGATTCGCCGTCTGCAGGAGTACGAGCGCTTCAAGGCCGCTGCCGAAGGTATCGACGAACTGCCGCGCGTCGGCCGTGATGTCACCGTCCCCAAACTGGATGCGCCCGAAGCCCGCGCGCGCAAGCTGCTGCCGGACGTCAGCCTGGAAGAGGTATTGCTGTCCATGGCCGAGGTGCTGCGCCGCGCGGACATGTTCGAGAGCCACCAGGTTACCCGCGAGGCATTGTCCACCCGCGAGCGCATGAGCGAAGTGCTGGAGCGTCTCAAGGGTGGGGCGTTTGTACCGTTCGTCGAGCTGTTCAGCGCCGAGGAAGGGCGCCTTGGTGTGGTGGTGACCTTCATGGCAGTGCTCGAATTGATCAAGGAATCTCTGGTTGAGCTGGTGCAGAATGAGCCCTTCGCCGTTATCCATGTCCGAGCCCGTGCCGAATGA
- the scpB gene encoding SMC-Scp complex subunit ScpB, with protein sequence MNLNDPKDLAQLLEAFLLASGKAQSLERLFELFEEGERPEPEQFKAALEVLRQSCEGRAFELKEVASGYRLQVRERFAPWVGRLWEERPQRYSRALLETLALIAYRQPITRGEIEDVRGVAVNSNITKTLLEREWIRVVGYRDVPGRPAMFATTKGFLDHFNLKSLDELPPLAALRELESEPELALDDDAEVPAGLQARADLALQEDGEAAEPREETSFRSLLAELDDMEQGLKTDFDDLRLVEDAEAEAVREDDMADLDGDQPLH encoded by the coding sequence ATGAACCTGAACGACCCCAAAGACCTGGCCCAGTTGCTCGAAGCCTTTCTGCTGGCTTCCGGCAAGGCGCAGTCGCTCGAGCGTCTCTTCGAGCTGTTCGAGGAGGGCGAGCGGCCCGAGCCTGAGCAGTTCAAGGCGGCGCTGGAAGTGCTTCGCCAGTCCTGTGAAGGCCGCGCCTTCGAGCTGAAGGAGGTGGCCTCGGGGTATCGCCTGCAGGTGCGTGAGCGCTTCGCGCCCTGGGTCGGCCGGCTCTGGGAGGAGCGCCCGCAGCGCTACTCCCGTGCGCTGCTGGAAACCCTGGCGCTGATCGCCTACCGCCAGCCCATCACCCGTGGCGAGATCGAGGACGTACGCGGTGTGGCGGTCAACAGCAACATCACCAAGACGCTGCTCGAACGCGAGTGGATTCGCGTGGTGGGTTATCGCGATGTGCCGGGGCGCCCGGCGATGTTCGCCACCACCAAGGGCTTTCTCGATCACTTCAACCTGAAAAGTCTCGACGAACTGCCACCGCTCGCTGCCTTGCGCGAACTGGAGTCGGAGCCCGAACTGGCGCTGGATGACGACGCCGAGGTGCCGGCCGGTCTGCAAGCACGCGCCGATCTGGCCCTGCAGGAAGATGGTGAAGCCGCTGAGCCGCGCGAGGAAACCAGCTTCCGCAGCCTGCTGGCCGAGCTGGACGACATGGAGCAGGGGCTCAAGACCGATTTCGATGACTTGCGCCTGGTCGAAGACGCCGAGGCAGAGGCGGTTCGCGAAGACGACATGGCCGACCTCGACGGCGATCAGCCGTTGCATTGA
- a CDS encoding DUF1289 domain-containing protein, producing MSKSPCIKVCEFDKDICLGCGRSRAQIKGWKRLDKGERLAVLAEADMRLLALEATGRRRYR from the coding sequence GTGAGCAAGAGTCCGTGCATCAAGGTTTGCGAGTTCGATAAGGATATCTGCCTCGGTTGTGGTCGTAGCCGAGCACAAATCAAGGGTTGGAAGCGCCTGGACAAAGGCGAGCGTCTGGCTGTGCTGGCTGAAGCGGATATGCGTTTGCTGGCACTCGAGGCCACGGGGCGGCGCAGGTATCGGTAG
- a CDS encoding acyl-CoA thioesterase produces MQWELPSPFVIDIEVSAEDIDGLGHANNAVYVSWLERCAWRHSQFLGLDLVEYRRLDRAMAVVRHEIDYLASAYEGQQLQMATWIVESDQRLKMDRRFQLVRPEDGATLLRARTTFVCIELSSGRPKRMPPEFVEGYGKALMPPYSQL; encoded by the coding sequence ATGCAGTGGGAATTGCCCAGCCCGTTCGTCATCGATATTGAGGTGAGCGCCGAGGACATCGATGGCCTTGGTCATGCCAACAACGCCGTATACGTCAGTTGGCTGGAGCGCTGCGCCTGGCGTCATTCGCAGTTTCTGGGGCTGGATCTGGTCGAGTATCGTCGTCTCGACCGGGCCATGGCCGTAGTGCGCCATGAGATCGATTATCTGGCCAGTGCCTATGAAGGGCAGCAACTGCAGATGGCTACCTGGATCGTCGAGTCGGACCAGCGTCTGAAGATGGATCGGCGTTTTCAGTTGGTGCGCCCGGAAGACGGTGCAACCTTGCTGCGTGCCAGAACCACCTTCGTGTGTATCGAGCTGTCCAGTGGTCGCCCCAAGCGCATGCCGCCGGAGTTCGTCGAGGGCTATGGCAAGGCGCTGATGCCGCCTTATTCGCAGTTGTAA
- a CDS encoding tRNA dihydrouridine synthase: protein MQIALAPMEGLVDEILRDVLTRIGGIDWCVTEFIRVSERLLPAATYHKLAPELFNGSRTRAGTPMRVQFLGSDPQCLADNAAFACTLGAPVVDLNFGCPAKTVNKSRGGAVLLKEPELLHAIVREVRRTVPAEIPVTAKMRLGFEGKEGALDCARALAEGGASQIVVHARTKVEGYKPPAHWEWVARVQDVVSVPVFANGEVWTLDDWRRCREISGVDDIMLGRGLVSRPGLARQVAAVRAGLEPEDMSWAELQPLLLDFWQQARRKLAPRYAPGRLKQWLAMLTRTYPEAVALFAEVRREQDCERIDRLLAPSAR, encoded by the coding sequence ATGCAAATCGCCCTGGCGCCTATGGAGGGGCTGGTTGACGAGATTCTGCGCGACGTACTGACCCGTATTGGTGGCATCGATTGGTGCGTCACCGAATTCATTCGCGTCAGCGAACGATTGTTGCCGGCAGCCACCTACCACAAGCTCGCCCCCGAGTTGTTCAACGGTTCTCGCACGCGCGCCGGTACGCCCATGCGTGTGCAGTTTCTCGGCTCCGACCCACAGTGCCTGGCCGACAACGCTGCTTTTGCCTGCACGCTCGGCGCGCCGGTGGTCGATCTCAACTTCGGCTGCCCGGCCAAAACGGTGAACAAATCGCGCGGTGGTGCGGTGCTGCTCAAGGAGCCGGAGCTGCTGCATGCCATCGTTCGTGAAGTGCGCCGTACGGTGCCGGCCGAGATTCCGGTAACGGCGAAGATGCGTCTGGGCTTCGAAGGCAAGGAGGGTGCGCTGGATTGCGCGCGGGCACTGGCCGAGGGTGGGGCGAGCCAGATCGTCGTGCACGCGCGCACCAAGGTCGAAGGCTACAAGCCGCCGGCGCACTGGGAATGGGTGGCGCGGGTGCAGGATGTCGTCAGCGTGCCGGTGTTCGCCAATGGCGAAGTGTGGACGCTGGACGATTGGCGTCGCTGCCGTGAGATCAGTGGTGTGGATGACATCATGCTGGGGCGTGGGCTGGTGTCGCGTCCCGGTTTGGCCCGGCAGGTCGCCGCAGTCCGGGCGGGCCTGGAGCCTGAGGATATGAGCTGGGCAGAGCTGCAGCCTCTGTTGCTCGATTTCTGGCAGCAGGCACGGCGCAAGCTGGCCCCGCGCTATGCGCCGGGGCGCCTGAAGCAATGGCTGGCCATGCTGACCCGAACCTACCCGGAGGCGGTGGCGCTGTTCGCCGAAGTTCGCCGCGAGCAGGATTGCGAGCGTATCGACCGCCTGCTCGCTCCATCTGCCCGGTAA
- the flgB gene encoding flagellar basal body rod protein FlgB, with translation MSINFGRALGIHEQALGFRAQRAEVLANNIANADTPNYKARDLDFASVLAAESARQQRGPVSLNRTDSRHIAADGVLSGEAEMPYRIPMQPSLDQNTVDLQIEQSNYAENAVQFQASFTFLNSKFKGLTAALRGE, from the coding sequence ATGAGCATCAACTTCGGTAGAGCACTCGGTATCCATGAACAGGCTCTCGGTTTCCGCGCCCAGCGCGCCGAGGTGCTGGCCAACAATATCGCCAATGCCGATACGCCGAACTACAAGGCGCGTGATCTCGACTTTGCCAGCGTGCTGGCTGCCGAAAGCGCGCGTCAGCAGCGTGGCCCGGTATCGCTGAACCGTACCGACAGCCGTCATATCGCCGCTGACGGTGTACTCAGTGGCGAGGCCGAGATGCCCTACCGTATTCCGATGCAGCCTTCGCTGGATCAGAACACCGTGGATCTGCAGATCGAGCAGTCGAACTACGCCGAGAACGCGGTGCAGTTCCAGGCCAGCTTTACCTTTCTCAACAGCAAATTCAAAGGGCTGACTGCAGCCCTGCGCGGCGAATAA
- the flgC gene encoding flagellar basal body rod protein FlgC: protein MSLASVFNIAGTGMSAQSTRLNTVASNIANAESVSSSIEQTYRARHPVFATVFQQSQNSGSGSLFAEQDEAGSGVQVLGIVEDQSNLDMRYEPSHPAANADGYVFYPNVNVVEEMADMISASRAFQTNAEMMNTAKTMLQKVLTLGQ, encoded by the coding sequence ATGTCCCTTGCCAGTGTTTTCAATATCGCCGGAACCGGCATGAGTGCCCAGAGCACTCGCCTCAATACCGTGGCCAGCAATATCGCCAACGCGGAGTCTGTCTCTTCGAGTATCGAGCAGACCTACCGTGCCCGTCATCCGGTGTTCGCCACCGTGTTCCAGCAGTCGCAGAACAGTGGTAGTGGTTCGCTGTTCGCCGAGCAGGACGAGGCGGGGAGTGGGGTGCAGGTGCTCGGCATCGTCGAGGATCAGAGCAATCTGGACATGCGCTACGAGCCCAGTCATCCGGCAGCGAATGCGGATGGCTACGTGTTCTATCCGAACGTCAATGTGGTCGAGGAAATGGCCGACATGATTTCGGCCAGCCGAGCCTTTCAAACCAATGCGGAAATGATGAATACCGCCAAGACCATGCTGCAGAAGGTTCTGACCCTGGGTCAGTAA
- a CDS encoding flagellar hook assembly protein FlgD → MSTTETVSSSVLSTYSGTSTSSTNESSYSSLGKDDFLMLLVTQMNNQNPLDPQDNSEFVAQLAQFSSLESLTNISSSMDSLLSSYQSSQALQASSLVGRSVTVSASSTYVDGAAGMTGSVVLPSAADGISVGVYDSAGSLVKTIALDSQTKGGNVSFTWDGTNASGVAQPSGTYTFKASASLDGKSTALETYLPAAVSSVTLGSGTSDMTLNLAGVGSIALSKVINIGQ, encoded by the coding sequence ATGAGCACCACAGAGACTGTTTCCAGCAGCGTGCTGTCGACTTACTCCGGCACCTCGACCAGCAGCACCAACGAATCCAGTTACTCCAGCCTGGGCAAGGATGACTTTCTGATGCTGCTGGTAACGCAGATGAACAACCAGAACCCGCTGGATCCGCAGGACAACAGTGAGTTCGTGGCTCAGCTCGCCCAGTTCAGCAGCCTGGAAAGCCTCACCAACATCTCGAGTTCGATGGACTCGTTGCTGAGTTCCTATCAGTCCTCGCAAGCACTCCAGGCGTCCTCCTTGGTGGGGCGCAGCGTGACGGTATCGGCCAGTAGTACCTATGTCGATGGCGCCGCCGGCATGACGGGTAGCGTCGTGCTCCCGTCCGCAGCCGATGGTATTTCGGTCGGCGTCTATGACTCGGCAGGCAGTTTGGTCAAGACCATTGCGCTCGACAGCCAGACCAAAGGCGGCAACGTCAGCTTCACCTGGGATGGCACTAACGCCAGCGGAGTGGCGCAGCCGTCCGGCACCTACACCTTCAAGGCGTCGGCCTCGCTGGATGGCAAATCCACGGCCCTTGAGACCTACCTGCCGGCAGCGGTCAGCAGTGTGACGCTGGGTTCTGGAACAAGTGACATGACGCTCAATCTGGCCGGTGTAGGCAGTATTGCGTTGTCCAAAGTAATCAATATCGGCCAGTAA
- the flgE gene encoding flagellar hook protein FlgE, giving the protein MTFNTALSGLKAASSYLNVTGNNIANTGTTGFKYSRAEFADLYASSMFGTGSNSIGSGVITSDIAQQFTQGNISYTDNSLDLAINGSGFFIVNDGGSQLYTRAGAFKVDSNGNVVNSAGNNLMGYGVDADGNLVNGVLTNLVVDTSNQEPNATSLVTQSLALNSSASIPTSSPFDSTVSTSYNWSTSVSLYDTQGNAHTMTQYFVKDASNQWSMYVLVDGRNPGDPTSTDPYQATLPFTTAGALDTDNIVFGDFGDNGDGTLSLANWIPATITDATTDPVTWGSNGAAASATGVTLDLRKASQTNTNFAVNSLAQDGYTTGQLSGLSFDETGQLFATYTNGKSEVIGQVALATFANMQGLTPVGGTAWRQSLASGEPVIGTPTSGTLGSIAAGALEDSNVDLTGQLVDLIVAQRNYQANAKTIETENAIAQTIINIR; this is encoded by the coding sequence ATGACATTCAATACAGCATTGAGCGGTTTGAAGGCTGCCAGTTCATACTTGAACGTGACGGGTAACAACATTGCCAACACCGGGACCACCGGCTTCAAATATTCGCGTGCGGAGTTCGCCGATCTCTATGCCAGCAGCATGTTCGGCACGGGGAGCAACTCGATCGGCAGTGGCGTGATCACATCGGATATCGCCCAGCAGTTTACCCAGGGCAATATCAGCTACACCGATAACAGTCTCGACCTGGCCATCAATGGCAGTGGCTTCTTTATCGTCAATGACGGTGGTAGCCAGCTGTATACGCGGGCCGGTGCCTTCAAGGTCGACAGTAATGGCAATGTGGTCAACAGCGCTGGCAACAACCTGATGGGCTATGGCGTCGATGCTGACGGCAATCTAGTCAATGGGGTGCTGACCAATCTGGTGGTCGATACCAGTAACCAGGAGCCTAACGCCACCTCGCTTGTCACTCAGAGTCTCGCGCTCAATTCGTCGGCCAGCATACCCACTAGCTCGCCCTTCGATTCTACTGTGTCAACTTCCTATAACTGGTCGACCTCCGTGAGCCTGTATGACACGCAGGGTAATGCGCATACCATGACGCAATACTTCGTCAAGGATGCGAGCAACCAGTGGAGCATGTACGTGCTGGTGGATGGGCGTAACCCGGGCGATCCGACCAGTACGGACCCGTACCAGGCCACGTTGCCGTTCACCACCGCAGGCGCGCTGGATACGGACAATATTGTATTTGGTGATTTTGGTGATAATGGCGATGGCACGCTGAGCCTGGCCAACTGGATTCCAGCGACAATCACCGATGCTACGACCGATCCGGTCACCTGGGGCTCCAATGGCGCTGCTGCCAGCGCTACCGGCGTTACCCTGGATCTGCGCAAGGCAAGCCAGACCAACACCAACTTCGCAGTGAACAGCTTGGCGCAGGATGGCTACACCACCGGGCAATTGTCGGGTTTGTCCTTCGATGAAACCGGGCAATTGTTTGCCACTTACACCAATGGCAAGTCCGAGGTGATCGGGCAGGTGGCCCTGGCGACCTTTGCCAACATGCAAGGCCTCACCCCGGTTGGTGGCACGGCCTGGAGGCAGTCGCTGGCCTCTGGTGAGCCGGTGATCGGGACGCCGACTTCCGGTACGCTCGGTTCGATTGCGGCGGGGGCGCTGGAAGACTCCAACGTCGATCTGACAGGGCAGCTCGTCGACCTGATCGTGGCGCAGCGCAACTACCAGGCCAACGCCAAGACCATCGAGACCGAGAACGCGATCGCGCAGACGATCATCAATATCCGTTGA
- a CDS encoding flagellar basal body rod protein FlgF, with protein MDKLLYVAMTGASQNALAQKAHANNLANISTSGFRADLEQARAMPVFGDSYPARVYAMSERPGTDFTPGALQETGRDMDVSIEGDGWIAVQAPDGNEAYVRTASLTVDALGVLRTGNGLPVMGNAGPIAVPPEQKVEIGQDGTISIRALGEAPNVLAEVDRIKLVNPDTAQIRKETDGLIHSRTGQPFEADANVRLNSGFLESSNVSAVAEMTSMLALSRQFELHVKMMNTAKEGSESMARIMQVS; from the coding sequence ATGGACAAGTTGCTGTATGTGGCGATGACGGGTGCCAGCCAGAACGCCCTGGCACAGAAGGCTCATGCCAACAACCTGGCGAATATCTCTACCAGCGGATTTCGCGCCGACCTTGAGCAGGCGCGTGCCATGCCGGTTTTCGGCGACAGTTATCCGGCGCGCGTGTATGCGATGTCCGAGCGCCCCGGCACCGACTTTACGCCAGGTGCCTTGCAGGAAACCGGGCGTGATATGGACGTCTCCATCGAGGGAGACGGCTGGATCGCCGTGCAGGCCCCCGATGGCAACGAGGCGTATGTGCGCACCGCCAGCTTGACTGTCGATGCGCTGGGCGTGTTGCGCACCGGCAATGGTTTGCCGGTCATGGGCAATGCCGGGCCGATTGCGGTACCGCCTGAGCAGAAGGTGGAAATCGGCCAGGACGGCACCATCAGTATCCGCGCCCTCGGTGAGGCCCCAAACGTATTGGCCGAAGTCGACCGGATCAAGTTGGTCAACCCCGATACCGCGCAAATCCGCAAGGAAACCGATGGTCTTATCCACTCGCGCACAGGCCAGCCATTTGAAGCAGATGCCAATGTTCGCCTCAACTCGGGTTTTCTCGAAAGCAGTAACGTCAGCGCGGTCGCCGAGATGACCTCCATGCTGGCGCTTTCCCGGCAGTTTGAATTGCACGTGAAAATGATGAACACGGCCAAGGAAGGATCAGAGTCCATGGCCCGGATCATGCAAGTCAGCTAA
- the flgG gene encoding flagellar basal-body rod protein FlgG, translating into MLPALWVSKTGLSAQDMNLSVISNNLANVSTTGFKRDRAEFQDLLYQIRRQPGGQTTQDSELPSGLQLGTGVRIVGTQKNFTSGSLQTTDQPLDMAVNGRGFFQVLLPDGTVSYSRDGTFHLNSDGQVVTSNGFALEPAIVVPAETQTFTVGEDGTVSVTTANNPAVQVIGNLQTADFINPAGLQAIGNNLFLETAASGAPQVGTPGLNGLGTVLQNTLENSNVSVVEEMVNMITTQRAYEMNSKVISTADSMLQFVNQNL; encoded by the coding sequence ATGCTTCCAGCATTATGGGTCAGTAAGACCGGCCTCTCCGCACAGGATATGAACCTGTCGGTGATTTCCAACAACCTGGCGAACGTATCGACCACCGGCTTCAAGCGTGATCGTGCCGAGTTTCAGGATCTTCTCTACCAAATTCGGCGTCAGCCAGGCGGCCAGACTACGCAGGACAGCGAGTTGCCATCAGGTCTGCAATTGGGCACCGGGGTAAGGATCGTCGGAACGCAGAAAAACTTCACCTCGGGCAGTCTGCAGACCACCGATCAGCCGTTGGATATGGCCGTCAATGGCCGAGGCTTTTTTCAGGTTCTACTGCCTGACGGCACCGTATCCTATTCGCGTGACGGTACTTTTCACCTTAACTCCGATGGGCAGGTCGTGACCTCCAACGGTTTTGCCCTGGAGCCTGCCATCGTCGTACCCGCCGAGACCCAGACGTTCACCGTCGGTGAGGATGGAACGGTTTCGGTGACCACTGCCAATAATCCGGCGGTTCAGGTCATCGGCAATCTGCAGACGGCCGACTTCATCAACCCGGCTGGGTTGCAGGCCATCGGTAACAACCTGTTCCTGGAAACTGCAGCCAGCGGGGCGCCCCAAGTGGGTACGCCGGGCCTCAATGGCTTGGGCACCGTGCTGCAGAACACCCTGGAGAACTCCAACGTCAGCGTGGTTGAGGAGATGGTCAATATGATCACCACCCAGCGTGCTTATGAGATGAACTCCAAAGTGATTTCCACGGCTGACTCGATGCTGCAGTTCGTCAATCAGAATCTCTGA
- the flgH gene encoding flagellar basal body L-ring protein FlgH, producing MKGLYILLPFCVSLFGCMAPTPKADDPYYAPVLPRTPLPASATNGAIYQAGFETNLFDDRKAFRIGDIITITLEERTQASKAASSDISKDSSANIGLTSLFGGAVSATNPLTRNPMTLSSQFSGTRSNQGDSTAAQSNSLSGSVTVTVAEVLPNGVLVVRGEKWLTLNTGDEMVRISGLVRADDISSSNTVSSTRIADARLTYSGTGSFADASQPGWLSRFFLSPMWPF from the coding sequence ATGAAAGGTCTTTATATTCTTTTGCCGTTCTGCGTGTCGTTGTTTGGCTGCATGGCGCCAACGCCCAAAGCCGACGACCCCTATTACGCGCCGGTGCTACCACGCACGCCATTGCCGGCGAGCGCGACCAATGGTGCGATCTATCAGGCCGGCTTCGAGACCAATCTGTTCGATGATCGCAAGGCGTTCCGCATCGGTGACATCATTACCATCACGTTGGAAGAGCGTACCCAGGCGAGCAAGGCGGCCAGCTCCGATATTAGCAAGGACAGCTCGGCCAATATCGGCCTGACCTCGCTGTTCGGCGGTGCGGTATCGGCCACCAACCCATTGACGCGCAACCCGATGACGCTGAGTTCCCAGTTCAGTGGTACTCGCAGCAATCAGGGTGACTCCACTGCCGCGCAGAGCAACAGCCTCAGCGGCTCGGTCACCGTGACAGTGGCGGAAGTGCTGCCCAATGGAGTGTTGGTGGTGCGTGGCGAGAAGTGGTTGACCCTCAATACCGGCGATGAAATGGTACGTATCTCCGGGCTGGTCCGCGCCGACGATATCTCCAGCAGCAATACCGTGTCCTCGACCCGTATCGCCGATGCGCGCCTGACCTATTCTGGCACCGGCTCGTTTGCCGATGCCAGCCAGCCGGGTTGGTTGAGTCGTTTCTTCTTGAGCCCGATGTGGCCGTTTTGA
- a CDS encoding flagellar basal body P-ring protein FlgI: MLACMLLSLPTQAERLKDLASIQGVRSNQLIGYGLVVGLNGTGDQTTQTPFTVQTFNNMLAQFGIKVPTGGNVQLKNIAAVSVHADIPAFAKPGQTIDITISSIGNAKSLRGGSLLMTPLKGIDGNVYAIAQGNLVVGGFDASGADGSRITVNVPSAGRIPGGATVERPVPSGFDQGNYLTLNLNRPDFTTAKNIVDQINDLLGPGVAQAIDGGSIRVSAPLDPNQRVDYLSILENLQVEAGKAVAKVIINSRTGTIVIGQDVKVQPAAVTHGSLTVTITEDPIVSQPDALSGGQTAVVPRSRVGAEEEAKPMFKFGPGTSLDEIVRAVNQVGAAPSDLMAILEALKQAGALQADLIVI, encoded by the coding sequence ATGCTCGCGTGCATGCTGCTGAGCCTGCCGACGCAGGCCGAGCGCCTCAAGGATCTGGCATCCATTCAGGGCGTGCGCAGTAACCAGCTGATCGGTTACGGCCTGGTCGTTGGTCTCAACGGTACTGGGGACCAGACCACCCAGACACCGTTCACCGTACAGACGTTCAACAACATGTTGGCGCAGTTCGGCATCAAGGTGCCGACAGGTGGCAACGTGCAGCTCAAGAACATCGCGGCTGTGTCCGTGCATGCCGATATACCGGCGTTCGCCAAACCTGGCCAGACCATCGATATCACCATTTCATCCATCGGTAATGCCAAGAGTCTGCGCGGTGGCAGCCTGCTGATGACGCCGCTCAAGGGTATCGATGGCAACGTTTACGCCATCGCGCAGGGCAACCTGGTCGTAGGGGGCTTCGATGCCAGTGGCGCCGATGGTTCGCGGATCACCGTCAACGTGCCTTCTGCTGGCCGCATTCCGGGCGGGGCTACGGTTGAGCGTCCGGTGCCGAGCGGCTTCGATCAGGGCAACTACCTGACCCTGAACCTCAATCGCCCCGATTTCACCACGGCGAAGAACATCGTCGACCAGATCAACGATCTGCTCGGCCCCGGCGTCGCCCAGGCCATCGATGGTGGCTCGATTCGCGTCAGCGCGCCGCTCGACCCCAACCAGCGTGTCGACTACCTGTCGATTCTGGAAAACCTGCAGGTCGAGGCCGGCAAAGCGGTGGCCAAGGTCATCATCAACTCGCGCACCGGCACCATCGTCATCGGCCAGGACGTCAAGGTGCAGCCGGCAGCCGTGACCCATGGCAGCCTGACCGTGACCATCACCGAAGACCCCATCGTCAGTCAGCCAGACGCCCTTTCCGGTGGGCAGACGGCCGTAGTGCCTCGCTCGCGCGTGGGGGCGGAAGAGGAGGCCAAACCGATGTTCAAGTTCGGCCCCGGCACCAGCCTTGATGAAATCGTGCGTGCGGTAAACCAGGTGGGCGCAGCGCCTTCCGACCTGATGGCCATTCTGGAGGCGCTCAAGCAGGCAGGCGCGCTCCAGGCTGACCTGATCGTTATTTGA